A single window of Bacteroidota bacterium DNA harbors:
- a CDS encoding HAMP domain-containing histidine kinase gives MSAPKRYIPILIAIAMFGLIALQAIWLFNVYQFKSQELTDKTRDAILQTIKRLQKEEDSKLILQNIDSLLVTDNIIGSDTKSDMRVIVSNIKNKIKIDTLKWEGHSGIDKKIKFVSDSIQSTTIIKTGKGDTKKVIIHSESISFNHTKNKAKELETLFLKMALRSSDQSRTVQERINFKQVKQFVSEELLKRGIHLQPSIYISSRLTDTSKVKLFFSNHSTEKQNFYNKSFVSLPLYPYEPESKNIVLEVGFTSTISFVIKQMAGLLVLSLFITLLIAYVMIYTFRRMLSQEKLNQIKNDFVNNMTHELKTPIATMSLALDAISNKAIKNDEQKFENYTRILKEENKKLNNHVEQVLQLALLESGKLALNKLKIDLNLLIKKSIETHQLQIEEKKAKVIYEGEENVIVNADEFHMQNLFNNIIDNALKYSANECIVQIKLQKRDNLVIISITDNGPGIETHLHEKIFEKFFRVQGGNLHDVKGFGIGLSYVKSVIEAHNGSITLKSDIGKGSEFIINFPLHGV, from the coding sequence ATGTCGGCACCGAAAAGATATATACCAATTTTAATAGCAATTGCCATGTTTGGTTTAATTGCTTTACAGGCTATTTGGCTTTTTAATGTGTATCAATTCAAATCACAAGAATTAACCGACAAAACACGAGATGCTATTTTACAAACAATAAAACGATTGCAAAAAGAGGAAGACTCCAAATTAATTTTACAAAATATTGATTCGCTTCTGGTAACAGATAATATAATTGGCTCCGATACGAAGTCGGATATGCGGGTGATTGTTTCCAACATTAAAAACAAAATAAAAATTGACACACTTAAATGGGAAGGTCATTCAGGAATCGACAAAAAAATAAAATTTGTATCGGATAGTATACAATCAACTACTATAATTAAAACCGGTAAGGGCGATACAAAAAAAGTCATCATCCATTCCGAATCAATCAGTTTCAATCACACTAAAAATAAGGCTAAAGAACTCGAAACACTTTTTCTTAAAATGGCTTTACGAAGCAGTGATCAATCGCGCACTGTGCAAGAACGGATTAACTTCAAACAAGTAAAACAATTTGTTAGCGAGGAATTATTAAAACGCGGCATTCATCTTCAACCAAGTATATACATTTCATCGCGACTTACTGATACAAGCAAAGTAAAATTATTCTTCTCTAATCATAGCACTGAAAAACAAAACTTTTACAATAAGAGCTTTGTGAGTTTGCCTTTATACCCCTACGAGCCGGAAAGTAAAAATATTGTTTTGGAAGTTGGATTTACATCCACCATAAGCTTTGTTATTAAACAAATGGCAGGTTTATTGGTACTCTCTTTATTTATTACACTTTTAATCGCCTATGTGATGATTTACACATTCAGACGAATGCTTAGTCAGGAAAAATTGAATCAAATCAAGAATGATTTTGTGAATAACATGACGCATGAATTAAAAACACCCATTGCTACCATGTCACTTGCGTTGGATGCTATTAGCAATAAAGCCATAAAGAATGATGAGCAGAAATTCGAAAACTATACGCGTATATTAAAAGAAGAAAATAAAAAACTAAACAATCATGTAGAACAGGTGCTTCAGCTTGCACTATTAGAATCAGGAAAGCTGGCTCTAAACAAACTAAAGATTGATCTGAACCTTTTGATTAAAAAAAGTATTGAAACGCATCAATTACAAATTGAAGAGAAAAAAGCAAAAGTAATATATGAGGGTGAGGAGAATGTTATAGTTAATGCGGATGAATTTCACATGCAAAATCTGTTTAATAACATTATTGACAATGCTTTGAAATATTCAGCCAACGAGTGTATCGTGCAAATTAAACTTCAAAAGCGAGATAATTTAGTAATCATTTCAATTACCGATAATGGCCCCGGAATAGAGACGCATTTACATGAAAAGATATTTGAAAAATTCTTCCGTGTGCAAGGCGGCAATTTACATGATGTAAAAGGTTTTGGCATTGGCTTAAGTTATGTAAAGTCGGTCATTGAAGCGCATAACGGAAGTATTACATTAAAAAGCGATATTGGAAAAGGTTCTGAATTTATAATTAACTTTCCTTTACATGGGGTATAA
- a CDS encoding tetratricopeptide repeat protein, translating into MLRSIFLFLTISLTALGQDPDTLLFSLLKLENDTEKVNQLYKQGFSLRNTNPQLAYLYAKHSEKEALECGSQKHLAKSYNLLGILYYKKGQYKTSVNYHRHALQLRTDINDLLGIAQSQQNLGNVYSEIKMMNRAEKAYLGAMNAYYKIGLTEKAQECLNNMGVIRHALKEYDAAIENYKMALTMCNKNDYDAQARYMSNMGEAYLGKHDTLKAIALNTDALKLRRMCENDMEAGDNYVNLAGIFTVTKEFDKAKRYLQIADSIANLYDYFDLKLNVYKISAFYHQAAGNAKEGFELLENYYHKRDSLLAAQQMATLQYDFEENFSEPIKVKASLKDISNKWMAILLVLILTFISYSLFKNKR; encoded by the coding sequence ATGCTAAGGTCAATTTTTCTTTTTCTTACCATTTCATTAACAGCACTGGGGCAAGACCCTGATACCTTATTATTCAGTTTACTCAAGCTGGAAAACGATACCGAAAAAGTTAACCAACTCTATAAACAAGGATTTTCGTTGCGTAATACCAATCCGCAACTCGCCTATTTGTATGCGAAACACTCCGAAAAGGAAGCCTTAGAATGTGGCTCACAAAAACATTTAGCTAAAAGTTATAATTTATTAGGAATCTTGTATTACAAAAAAGGCCAATATAAAACGTCGGTTAATTATCATCGCCATGCCTTGCAATTAAGAACGGATATAAACGATTTACTTGGAATTGCTCAAAGCCAGCAGAATTTAGGTAATGTGTATTCGGAGATAAAAATGATGAATAGAGCAGAGAAGGCTTATCTCGGCGCCATGAATGCTTATTATAAAATTGGATTAACTGAAAAAGCGCAAGAGTGTTTAAACAATATGGGCGTTATCCGACATGCCTTAAAAGAATACGATGCCGCCATTGAAAATTACAAAATGGCACTTACCATGTGTAATAAAAACGACTATGATGCCCAGGCAAGGTATATGAGCAACATGGGCGAAGCTTACCTTGGTAAACACGATACCCTCAAAGCCATTGCATTAAATACCGACGCGCTTAAACTTCGTAGGATGTGTGAAAATGACATGGAGGCCGGTGATAATTACGTAAATCTCGCAGGAATATTTACTGTAACCAAGGAATTTGACAAGGCCAAACGCTATTTACAAATTGCCGACAGCATTGCTAATCTTTATGATTACTTTGATTTGAAACTTAACGTGTATAAAATTTCTGCTTTTTATCATCAAGCCGCTGGTAATGCCAAAGAAGGATTTGAATTACTGGAAAACTATTATCACAAACGCGACAGTTTATTAGCCGCGCAACAAATGGCTACCTTACAATATGATTTTGAAGAGAATTTTTCGGAACCTATTAAAGTTAAAGCTTCTTTAAAAGATATTTCCAATAAATGGATGGCGATACTTTTAGTATTAATCCTTACCTTCATATCCTACTCTCTTTTTAAGAACAAACGATGA
- a CDS encoding translation initiation factor has protein sequence MSKKDKNRVNVVYSTNPNFNYESESNEQHETLPPAQQNLKVYLDRLGGGKLLSRVSGFVGTENDLNDLAKLLKQKCGVGGNSKDGEILIQGDNRDKIITLLTKEGYKIKKAGG, from the coding sequence ATGAGCAAGAAAGATAAAAACCGCGTTAATGTTGTTTACTCCACCAACCCGAATTTTAATTACGAATCGGAGAGTAATGAACAGCATGAAACGTTGCCACCTGCGCAACAAAACTTAAAAGTATACCTCGACAGATTGGGTGGGGGAAAATTATTAAGCCGTGTATCAGGATTTGTGGGCACCGAAAATGATTTAAATGACCTGGCAAAACTCTTAAAACAAAAATGTGGTGTTGGCGGGAATTCAAAAGACGGTGAAATTCTCATACAAGGAGATAACAGAGATAAAATAATTACTCTCTTAACTAAAGAAGGATATAAAATAAAAAAAGCCGGAGGATAA
- a CDS encoding signal peptidase I gives MAGFIIFIILWLGIIAFAIISQWKVFEKAGQPGWACIIPIYNILILLKIANKPWWWIFMFLIPIANIVFAIMMLHRISLSFGKGAGFTVGLLFLSIIFWAILAFDDSVYKKIEDAPAV, from the coding sequence ATGGCAGGATTTATTATTTTTATCATCTTATGGCTTGGCATCATTGCTTTTGCTATTATTTCACAATGGAAAGTGTTTGAAAAAGCGGGGCAGCCCGGCTGGGCATGCATCATTCCGATTTACAACATTCTTATTTTACTTAAAATCGCTAATAAACCTTGGTGGTGGATTTTCATGTTCTTAATTCCGATTGCAAATATTGTGTTTGCGATAATGATGCTTCATCGTATTTCTTTATCCTTTGGTAAGGGAGCAGGATTTACAGTTGGTCTTTTATTTTTAAGCATTATTTTCTGGGCAATTCTTGCCTTTGACGATTCGGTGTACAAGAAAATTGAAGATGCGCCGGCAGTTTAG
- a CDS encoding T9SS type A sorting domain-containing protein produces MKKSVVTALLMLTGVALNAQTEKKEATIRIKRVENINGVEKVTDTTFTTSNPEEFKWSDKDGNIKINEVSSENGKVMKIVTIDEVGPETKMLTESEINAEIEKALKEAGVDANGKEMKKVMVIHDSESGNDKKSEKHYTKIVMVKLDITDASDEELKRLGSSSDKKLEMEEMKLYPNPNNGKFNLNFTLKNKGDAEITVYDMQGKQVYNERLPNFQGEYNKPIDISSNAKGIYFVKILQGKHTQVKKISLD; encoded by the coding sequence ATGAAAAAATCAGTGGTAACAGCATTATTGATGCTAACAGGTGTGGCACTTAATGCGCAAACGGAAAAGAAGGAAGCAACAATTCGAATTAAAAGGGTTGAAAACATTAATGGGGTAGAAAAAGTGACTGACACTACTTTTACCACCAGTAATCCTGAAGAGTTTAAATGGAGCGATAAGGATGGAAACATCAAAATAAACGAAGTAAGCTCAGAAAACGGAAAGGTGATGAAAATTGTAACAATTGATGAAGTAGGTCCTGAAACAAAGATGTTGACCGAAAGTGAAATTAACGCTGAGATTGAGAAGGCACTTAAGGAAGCAGGTGTTGATGCGAATGGAAAGGAAATGAAAAAAGTGATGGTAATTCATGATTCGGAATCAGGCAACGATAAGAAATCTGAAAAGCATTATACAAAGATCGTAATGGTAAAGCTCGATATAACTGATGCCAGTGATGAAGAGTTAAAGCGATTAGGAAGTAGTTCAGATAAAAAACTTGAAATGGAAGAAATGAAGTTGTATCCCAATCCAAACAACGGAAAGTTCAATCTAAACTTCACACTTAAGAACAAAGGCGATGCGGAAATTACAGTTTATGACATGCAAGGTAAACAAGTTTATAACGAGAGATTACCAAATTTTCAAGGGGAGTATAATAAACCAATCGACATAAGCAGTAATGCTAAGGGTATTTACTTTGTAAAGATTCTTCAAGGAAAGCATACGCAAGTGAAAAAGATTTCACTAGACTAA
- a CDS encoding M61 family metallopeptidase, whose protein sequence is MADNPRMIKYKLYLKNPAAHYIYVDLEIDNINTEFLELQLPAWRPGRYELGNFAKNIKRVDAFDANGNTLSYSKLSKDKWQIKTDGANAIKVTYSYFAFEMTAGACFADETQIYVNPVHLCMYIPDRMNEKHEVILEIPDDYKIACSMPIEGKTLTATNFNELADSPFIASANIKSDVYEVNGIKFYLHFNGECKPDFTKIKTHFSAFTKKQIEFFGGFPVNEYHFLFQVLPNKYYHGVEHEKSTMIVLGPAYDLNNGKTYEDLLGVSSHELFHTWNVKNIRPAEMMPYDFTKENYARTGYVYEGFTTYYGDIMLRASNVFNDQQYFETLEERLMKHFHNYGRFNLSVAQSSWETWLDGYAPGAPYRKTSIYDEGNLVAFILDVSILKHTQNKNSLKDVCRKLYNDFGKKGIGYTEKDVIDLCNEAAGVSLQEIFDNYVYGTSDFEPVLNECFNYVGIEMQKLPSVLTNENTFGFKVIEQPGITKVSLVAPYSPAWKAGVSVNDDIVAVNGFVVKNDLNNWLNYFKGSDINLTVSSQGKLKALQLNAGNSNYFNQHKIVMLSKRTLQQEINYKRWLCIEN, encoded by the coding sequence ATGGCAGATAATCCTCGCATGATAAAATATAAATTATATCTCAAAAATCCGGCCGCGCATTACATTTATGTGGATCTGGAAATAGATAACATTAATACTGAATTTTTAGAGTTACAACTTCCGGCATGGCGACCCGGACGCTATGAGTTAGGAAATTTCGCTAAGAACATAAAACGAGTTGATGCGTTTGACGCCAATGGAAATACTTTATCCTATTCAAAACTTAGTAAGGATAAATGGCAGATTAAAACGGATGGTGCAAACGCAATAAAGGTAACTTACTCGTATTTCGCTTTTGAAATGACTGCAGGTGCTTGCTTTGCAGATGAAACACAAATCTATGTGAATCCTGTTCATCTGTGTATGTATATCCCGGATCGCATGAATGAAAAGCATGAAGTAATTCTTGAGATTCCGGATGATTATAAAATTGCTTGTTCGATGCCGATAGAAGGAAAAACCTTAACGGCAACAAATTTTAATGAACTGGCCGATTCTCCATTTATTGCTTCAGCAAATATTAAAAGTGATGTGTATGAAGTAAATGGAATTAAGTTCTATTTACATTTTAATGGTGAGTGTAAACCTGACTTTACAAAAATTAAAACGCACTTCAGCGCGTTTACTAAAAAGCAAATCGAATTTTTTGGCGGCTTTCCGGTAAACGAATATCATTTTTTATTTCAAGTGTTACCGAATAAATATTATCACGGTGTGGAGCATGAGAAAAGCACTATGATTGTTTTAGGTCCGGCTTACGATTTAAACAATGGCAAAACGTATGAGGATTTGTTAGGCGTCAGTTCGCATGAACTATTTCATACGTGGAATGTAAAAAATATTCGTCCCGCTGAAATGATGCCGTATGATTTTACAAAAGAAAATTATGCGCGAACCGGTTACGTTTACGAAGGTTTTACTACGTATTATGGCGATATAATGTTGAGAGCATCCAATGTGTTTAATGACCAGCAATATTTTGAAACATTGGAAGAACGCTTAATGAAGCACTTTCATAATTACGGACGATTTAATTTGTCGGTAGCGCAAAGTAGTTGGGAGACTTGGCTGGATGGTTATGCACCCGGCGCACCTTACCGTAAAACATCTATATATGATGAAGGGAATTTAGTAGCGTTTATATTAGATGTTTCCATTTTAAAGCATACTCAAAATAAAAACTCATTAAAAGATGTGTGCCGGAAGTTGTATAATGATTTTGGTAAAAAGGGAATAGGCTACACTGAAAAGGATGTGATTGATTTGTGTAATGAAGCAGCAGGGGTTTCGTTACAAGAAATATTTGATAATTATGTTTACGGAACTTCAGATTTCGAGCCTGTTTTAAATGAATGTTTTAATTATGTGGGAATAGAAATGCAGAAATTACCAAGTGTATTAACAAATGAAAATACTTTTGGTTTTAAAGTTATTGAGCAACCCGGAATCACTAAGGTATCTTTGGTGGCTCCGTATTCTCCCGCGTGGAAGGCAGGCGTATCAGTAAATGATGATATTGTTGCCGTGAATGGTTTTGTAGTAAAGAATGATTTGAATAATTGGTTGAATTATTTTAAGGGAAGCGACATTAACTTAACCGTATCTTCACAAGGAAAATTGAAGGCTTTGCAATTGAATGCAGGTAATTCAAATTATTTTAATCAGCATAAAATTGTGATGTTAAGTAAACGTACTTTACAGCAAGAAATCAATTATAAACGATGGTTGTGTATTGAAAACTAA